From Triticum aestivum cultivar Chinese Spring chromosome 4A, IWGSC CS RefSeq v2.1, whole genome shotgun sequence, a single genomic window includes:
- the LOC123083474 gene encoding BTB/POZ and MATH domain-containing protein 1-like, protein MASSQRPTERRASRCTPVMARATLVFDIVGYSLHKGMGAGKFIRSPRTSVGGYEWCIRYYPDGDEGEDHVSVYLELLSKGARARSLFDLRLLNQATGLSTSVTSCLKSPRVFDSVDTIKNKYAWGVHSFKKKSELENSPYLRDDHLIIECDLSVISNVPLVVETVDIQVPPSDLADNLGTWLETGEEADVTFNVRGETFPAHKILLAMRSPVFKAELYGPMGNRTARNINVEDMQPAVFKELLRFIYTDSLPSRDNLDDDMVKHLLVAADRYAMERMKMICEGILCRSLRVETVATTLALADQHQCSRLKEACIEFIITSNRMADVVASQGYAHLKRSCPAVLGDILESVTKSRTV, encoded by the coding sequence ATGGCATCATCCCAGAGGCCGACAGAAAGGAGGGCGTCGAGgtgcaccccagtcatggcgcggGCCACGCTCGTATTCGACATCGTCGGGTACAGCCTGCATAAGGGCATGGGCGCCGGAAAATTCATCCGGTCCCCTCGCACCTCCGTTGGCGGGTATGAATGGTGCATCCGCTACTACCCTGACGGAGACGAGGGCGAGGACCATGTCTCGGTCTACCTCGAGCTTCTGAGCAAGGGTGCTAGGGCAAGGTCGCTCTTCGATTTGAGGTTGCTCAACCAGGCCACCGGGCTGTCAACGTCGGTGACGTCCTGCTTGAAGTCGCCGAGAGTGTTCGATTCGGTCGACACCATTAAGAACAAATATGCTTGGGGTGTTCATTCTTTTAAGAAAAAGAGTGAGCTGGAGAACTCACCTTACCTGCGCGATGACCATCTTATAATTGAGTGTGATCTCAGTGTGATCAGCAACGTACCGCTCGTTGTAGAAACCGTGGACATCCAGGTGCCACCTTCAGACTTGGCAGATAATCTCGGAACATGGCTGGAGACGGGGGAGGAAGCAGACGTGACATTCAATGTCAGAGGGGAGACTTTCCCAGCACATAAGATCTTGCTTGCAATGCGGTCACCGGTCTTCAAGGCAGAGCTCTATGGACCGATGGGAAATCGGACGGCTCGCAACATAAACGTGGAAGATATGCAGCCTGCTGTTTTCAAGGAATTGCTTCGCTTCATCTACACAGATTCATTGCCTTCTCGGGACAACCTCGATGATGACATGGTTAAGCATTTACTGGTGGCTGCAGATCGGTATGCCATGGAAAGGATGAAGATGATATGCGAAGGCATTCTCTGCAGAAGCCTTCGTGTCGAGACTGTGGCAACCACGCTAGCTCTAGCTGACCAGCATCAGTGCAGCAGGCTCAAAGAAGCCTGCATTGAATTTATCATCACTTCAAATAGAATGGCTGATGTGGTTGCAAGCCAAGGGTATGCGCACTTGAAAAGATCATGCCCTGCTGTCTTAGGAGATATCTTGGAGAGTGTAACAAAGTCTCGCACAGTTTAA